A stretch of Desulfitobacterium dichloroeliminans LMG P-21439 DNA encodes these proteins:
- the fabD gene encoding ACP S-malonyltransferase codes for MTKIACIFPGQGSQYVGMGKDLFATSWGNEVLETGKRILGEEFIRVLFEGPDEELKKTANTQPAILLASVAAWRGIQESGLRPDYFAGHSLGEYSAYVAAGSISLADALRVVRRRGELMQAAVPEGQGAMAAILGLEGLKVEEACQRAGSEADGVVGPANYNSPGQIVISGETDAVQIACQYAKELGAKRAIPLAVSGPFHSPLMKGVGRDLRPVLESIQWQQPSAPVISNIDAAEVTDQGVIVESLVGQVSGAVLWEQTIRYLGEQGVDTFIELGPGKVLTGLVKKILPGVTLLNAEDLTSLEKLLAYLKESR; via the coding sequence TTGACGAAAATAGCCTGTATCTTCCCCGGTCAGGGCTCCCAATATGTAGGGATGGGCAAAGATCTCTTCGCTACCTCTTGGGGAAATGAAGTGTTAGAGACTGGCAAGCGAATTCTTGGGGAAGAATTTATACGGGTTCTCTTTGAAGGGCCCGATGAGGAATTGAAAAAAACCGCGAATACCCAGCCGGCAATCTTGCTGGCCAGTGTGGCAGCCTGGCGGGGGATTCAAGAGTCAGGGCTGAGACCTGATTATTTTGCCGGTCATAGTCTTGGGGAGTATTCTGCTTATGTGGCAGCCGGAAGTATTTCCTTGGCGGATGCCTTAAGGGTAGTGCGTCGACGGGGTGAATTGATGCAAGCGGCTGTTCCCGAGGGTCAGGGGGCTATGGCGGCTATCCTTGGCTTAGAGGGCCTTAAGGTGGAAGAAGCCTGCCAAAGGGCCGGGTCGGAAGCCGATGGAGTTGTGGGACCGGCCAATTATAATTCGCCCGGTCAGATTGTTATCTCCGGAGAGACAGACGCGGTTCAAATAGCATGTCAATATGCCAAAGAACTAGGGGCGAAACGAGCCATACCCCTAGCTGTCAGTGGCCCCTTTCACTCACCTTTAATGAAGGGAGTAGGAAGGGATTTGCGCCCAGTGCTCGAATCTATACAATGGCAACAGCCCAGTGCCCCGGTTATCTCCAATATCGATGCGGCTGAAGTTACCGATCAGGGAGTTATTGTGGAAAGCTTAGTTGGCCAAGTGAGTGGAGCGGTGCTCTGGGAGCAAACCATCCGCTACCTTGGAGAGCAAGGGGTGGATACCTTTATTGAGCTGGGGCCGGGGAAGGTTTTAACAGGTTTAGTTAAGAAAATTCTCCCCGGAGTAACGCTGCTGAATGCAGAGGATTTAACTTCTCTTGAAAAGCTACTTGCATATTTAAAGGAGAGTAGATAA
- the smc gene encoding chromosome segregation protein SMC, translating to MAKAAALPVFLKSITIQGFKSFADRVKLELGHGLSVVVGPNGSGKSNVADAIRWVLGEQSAKNLRGSKMEDVIFAGSNARRPVGMAEVSLVFDNTTGIFPLDYQEVVITRRVYRDGEGQYFINRSSCRLKDIHELFMDTGAGKEGFSIIGQGRVEELLNQKSEDRRTMLEEASGITKYRMRKREALKRLDETERNLERIRDILVEIEGQLGPLEEQAAIAKEAVELTTEQKALEIEIVTHDLKEVRTRLTSSAQETEELQAAIAATVAALSQKESEILYSKVNLNQADEKIQKQQENTYAIDQSINEIIQEIRLRQEREGYLGEQISRVTTEVKDNEEKVHSSSEQLRSVEGRKSLLIKTIQESNQTLQEDEQRYAEAKAKNGLDELETLRENLALVQKELAESAAELSRVTHQFEALTVSQNQWVGEKRDKESSQATYEQEEEVILGQIKVQEDRHRASQQELEKIQRDLAQLREQNRVKQIELRQWSGELEKKSARYHALKNLEDSLEGYQRGVRELMQAKKKGVAACQQLCGTLADLLQVEEQHEVAIEVALGGGIQNIVTETEKGAKEAVHYLKTHNLGRATFLPLDVIQGGQTNVAKEVANDPGFIGLAVNLITFQEKYRKAFESQLGRIVIVSDMEAATRVARASGYRARIVTLEGDQVHPGGSLTGGSYQRKGANILGRSRELQELQQECEARRRQLRELEEKINLLNTQIQKQEEGLKALAAEEQELKSGLAVLRTHQLNLHEQIQRLKAEIADLNHRLDGMNQEGEELLRRKTRREEEQLQLKARLHEAQGALSLQEEQNQKASRELEVLQESLTQAKVQAAKWEQELKQATERIEEVQALLLENNLLLEQKRQDLMELEVGKARIVQEQREWDAQRQETAERQRQAQERLVALRQEREILSKELMEQERLAQNQRQEQQGLEQKLHNLEVRLARWDAEWETGYKRLQEEFALTWEEAQAYETERSQGGMTARVQEIKQRLESLGPVNQAAIEEFPKLQERFVFLSVQKQDLEEANDSLHDLIGELDKTMSERFQEGFTAVNEAFQVVFKELFNGGFAELRLVDPDNLLETGVEIIAQPPGKKAQLLSLLSGGERALTAIGLLFALLKVKPSPFCILDEIEASLDDANVTRFAQYVHRLANSTQFLVISHRKGTMEAADVLYGISMEESGVSKLLSVKLAEQDKDIQTA from the coding sequence ATGGCTAAGGCCGCAGCTCTCCCTGTTTTCTTGAAATCCATTACGATCCAAGGGTTTAAGTCCTTTGCGGACAGAGTGAAGTTAGAATTAGGTCATGGTTTGAGTGTCGTCGTCGGACCCAATGGAAGCGGCAAGAGCAATGTAGCGGATGCGATTCGCTGGGTGCTCGGGGAACAGAGCGCCAAGAACCTGCGCGGCAGCAAGATGGAAGATGTCATTTTTGCGGGAAGCAACGCGAGACGTCCCGTCGGTATGGCGGAAGTGTCTTTGGTTTTTGATAATACCACAGGAATATTTCCTCTGGATTACCAGGAAGTCGTCATTACGCGAAGAGTCTATCGTGATGGCGAAGGACAGTATTTTATTAATCGCTCCTCTTGCCGGCTAAAAGATATCCATGAGCTTTTTATGGATACGGGTGCTGGAAAAGAAGGCTTCTCCATCATTGGTCAAGGCCGTGTAGAGGAGTTGCTAAACCAAAAGTCCGAAGATCGACGAACCATGCTAGAAGAAGCCTCAGGAATCACCAAATACAGAATGCGCAAACGGGAAGCACTTAAACGTTTGGATGAAACAGAACGTAACTTGGAACGGATCAGGGATATCTTAGTAGAAATCGAAGGACAACTAGGCCCCTTAGAAGAACAAGCGGCCATCGCTAAAGAAGCAGTTGAATTAACTACAGAACAGAAAGCTCTCGAGATTGAGATCGTTACGCATGATCTTAAAGAGGTGCGGACCAGGCTCACCTCTTCAGCCCAAGAGACAGAGGAGCTCCAGGCGGCGATTGCTGCAACGGTGGCTGCCTTGAGCCAAAAGGAAAGCGAAATCCTCTATAGCAAGGTTAATCTCAATCAAGCTGATGAGAAAATTCAAAAGCAACAGGAAAATACCTATGCCATCGATCAGTCCATAAATGAAATCATCCAGGAGATACGCCTTCGTCAGGAACGAGAAGGTTATCTCGGTGAGCAGATTTCCCGTGTTACAACGGAAGTTAAGGATAACGAAGAGAAGGTTCATAGCAGCTCAGAACAACTAAGATCTGTAGAGGGTAGAAAATCCCTTCTCATCAAGACCATCCAAGAGTCCAATCAGACTTTACAAGAGGATGAGCAGCGGTATGCCGAGGCGAAAGCGAAGAATGGGCTAGATGAGTTGGAAACTTTAAGGGAAAATCTAGCCTTAGTTCAGAAAGAGCTTGCGGAATCAGCAGCAGAATTAAGCCGGGTAACGCACCAATTTGAGGCTCTCACCGTAAGTCAAAATCAATGGGTTGGAGAAAAAAGGGATAAAGAATCAAGTCAAGCTACTTATGAGCAAGAGGAAGAGGTTATCCTAGGTCAGATCAAGGTCCAAGAGGATCGGCACCGAGCCAGTCAACAAGAGCTAGAGAAAATCCAGCGGGATTTGGCACAACTCCGTGAGCAGAACAGGGTAAAGCAAATTGAGCTTCGCCAGTGGAGTGGCGAGTTAGAAAAGAAATCGGCCCGCTACCATGCTCTGAAGAATCTTGAAGATTCCTTGGAAGGGTATCAACGGGGCGTTCGAGAGCTCATGCAAGCAAAGAAGAAAGGGGTGGCAGCCTGTCAACAGCTTTGTGGGACCTTGGCCGATTTGCTACAGGTGGAAGAACAACACGAGGTGGCTATTGAGGTCGCCTTAGGTGGGGGAATCCAGAACATTGTCACCGAAACGGAAAAAGGTGCTAAAGAAGCTGTTCACTATCTAAAAACCCATAATTTGGGTCGTGCGACGTTTTTGCCCCTCGATGTCATTCAAGGCGGGCAAACGAACGTAGCGAAAGAGGTTGCTAACGATCCTGGATTTATCGGGTTAGCAGTAAATCTCATCACATTTCAGGAGAAATATCGTAAGGCTTTCGAATCCCAACTGGGGAGAATCGTCATTGTTAGCGATATGGAGGCAGCGACCCGCGTGGCACGCGCTTCTGGGTATCGGGCTCGGATCGTCACCTTAGAAGGTGATCAGGTTCATCCGGGTGGCTCTTTGACCGGTGGTAGTTACCAGAGAAAAGGTGCCAATATTTTGGGACGATCTCGAGAGCTCCAGGAGCTACAGCAGGAATGCGAAGCTCGACGTCGGCAGCTGCGAGAACTTGAAGAGAAAATTAATCTACTCAATACCCAGATCCAGAAGCAAGAGGAAGGCCTCAAAGCCCTTGCCGCTGAAGAGCAAGAATTAAAATCCGGCTTAGCTGTATTAAGAACCCACCAGCTTAATCTTCATGAACAAATTCAGCGCCTTAAGGCTGAAATCGCGGACCTTAACCATCGTCTGGATGGAATGAATCAAGAGGGTGAGGAACTGCTCCGACGGAAAACAAGGAGAGAAGAGGAGCAGCTTCAACTTAAAGCACGCCTGCATGAAGCACAAGGGGCCTTAAGCCTTCAAGAGGAGCAGAATCAAAAGGCAAGTCGCGAGCTAGAGGTGCTTCAAGAGAGTTTAACCCAAGCGAAGGTTCAAGCGGCCAAGTGGGAGCAAGAGCTTAAGCAAGCCACAGAGCGCATCGAAGAAGTACAAGCCCTTCTCTTGGAGAACAACCTTCTCCTCGAGCAAAAACGCCAGGATCTCATGGAATTAGAAGTAGGGAAAGCCCGTATAGTCCAAGAGCAAAGGGAATGGGATGCCCAACGCCAAGAAACGGCAGAGAGGCAGCGGCAAGCTCAGGAAAGGCTGGTTGCCTTGCGTCAAGAGCGTGAGATTCTATCCAAGGAGCTCATGGAACAGGAACGCCTAGCTCAAAACCAAAGGCAAGAACAGCAAGGCTTGGAGCAAAAGCTCCATAATTTAGAGGTGCGGCTGGCACGCTGGGATGCAGAGTGGGAAACCGGTTATAAGCGCTTACAAGAGGAATTTGCTTTAACTTGGGAAGAAGCCCAAGCCTACGAGACTGAACGAAGCCAAGGGGGGATGACTGCCAGGGTTCAAGAAATCAAACAGCGGCTCGAATCGCTGGGTCCTGTGAACCAGGCGGCCATCGAAGAGTTCCCCAAGCTGCAAGAACGCTTCGTATTTTTATCTGTGCAAAAACAAGATCTCGAAGAGGCGAATGACTCTCTCCACGACTTGATTGGTGAATTGGATAAAACCATGTCCGAGCGCTTTCAAGAAGGGTTTACGGCAGTCAATGAGGCCTTTCAAGTGGTCTTTAAGGAGTTGTTCAACGGCGGCTTTGCCGAACTACGGTTAGTCGATCCAGACAATCTTTTGGAGACCGGGGTAGAGATTATCGCACAGCCACCCGGTAAAAAAGCCCAGCTTCTTTCCCTGTTGTCCGGGGGAGAACGGGCTCTCACAGCTATTGGCTTGCTCTTTGCCTTGCTCAAAGTGAAGCCTAGCCCCTTCTGTATTCTTGATGAGATTGAAGCTTCCTTGGATGATGCCAACGTAACCCGCTTCGCTCAATATGTCCATCGTTTAGCTAATTCGACTCAATTCTTGGTCATCTCCCACCGTAAGGGAACCATGGAAGCAGCCGATGTGCTCTATGGTATTTCCATGGAGGAGTCCGGTGTATCCAAGCTTCTTTCTGTAAAATTAGCAGAACAAGATAAGGATATCCAAACGGCGTGA
- a CDS encoding NAD(P)H-dependent flavin oxidoreductase: MKIPELHLAHHVAKMPVIQGGMAVRISMAPLAAAVAEEGGIGIIAGSGLTVEELKQEIREARKRTSGIIGVNVMFAVREFAQLVKAAFDEKIDLLISGAGFSRDMFTWGKEAGIPVLPIVSSAKLAHLSEKLGAAAIIVEGAEAGGHLGTDRSMREILPEVKEAVKIPVIGAGGVMDGKDVADVLRLGADGVQMGTRFALSTESSAAPEWKQHLIQAQDEDMVIVHSPVGLPGRGVRNPFTDALTEGKDMRRIGCDQCLKHCERNFCIMDRLIKAQQGDIKEGLVFSGAHFTRVKEVLSVHEIFENIREEILRA; the protein is encoded by the coding sequence GTGAAAATACCAGAACTCCACCTAGCCCATCATGTTGCCAAAATGCCTGTTATCCAAGGGGGTATGGCTGTACGCATATCGATGGCTCCCTTAGCAGCAGCTGTTGCAGAGGAAGGTGGCATCGGCATCATTGCCGGGAGTGGTTTAACTGTTGAGGAATTAAAACAAGAAATTCGTGAAGCGAGAAAACGCACGTCGGGAATTATCGGGGTCAATGTTATGTTTGCCGTTCGAGAATTCGCCCAGCTCGTTAAAGCAGCTTTCGATGAGAAGATTGATCTGCTCATCTCCGGAGCAGGCTTTTCTCGAGATATGTTTACCTGGGGAAAAGAAGCGGGAATTCCTGTACTACCCATTGTATCTTCGGCGAAGCTTGCGCATTTATCGGAAAAGCTGGGGGCTGCTGCTATCATTGTAGAAGGAGCAGAAGCTGGCGGACACCTAGGCACAGACCGATCCATGCGGGAGATTCTTCCGGAGGTTAAAGAAGCCGTTAAAATCCCAGTCATTGGTGCCGGCGGGGTCATGGATGGCAAGGATGTTGCAGACGTGCTTCGTTTAGGAGCTGACGGAGTGCAGATGGGCACTCGATTTGCCCTAAGTACGGAGAGCAGTGCTGCACCGGAGTGGAAGCAGCATTTGATTCAGGCTCAGGATGAGGATATGGTCATTGTTCATAGCCCGGTCGGGTTACCGGGACGGGGAGTTCGTAATCCTTTTACCGATGCTTTAACCGAAGGCAAAGACATGAGGCGGATCGGATGCGACCAATGTCTTAAGCATTGTGAACGTAATTTTTGCATTATGGATCGTTTAATCAAGGCTCAACAAGGAGATATAAAAGAAGGTCTGGTGTTCTCGGGGGCTCATTTCACTCGAGTTAAAGAGGTTCTATCTGTCCATGAAATATTTGAAAATATTCGTGAAGAGATCCTCAGGGCTTAA
- the fabG gene encoding 3-oxoacyl-[acyl-carrier-protein] reductase, whose product MLLDNSVAIVTGGGRGIGRAIALELARAGAKVVVNYAGHAEKAEETVRFIQELGGDACAVQADVSQSEDVERLIETTLKTFGKIDILINNAGITRDTLLLRMKEVDWDAVLDTNLKGVFLCTKAVSKSMMKQRSGVIVNITSVVGISGNAGQANYSAAKAGIIGFTKSVAKELASRGIRVNAVAPGYISTDMTESLAEGVKDQVLGQIPLNRMGKPEDVAQAVVFLSSPLASYVTGQILSVDGGMAM is encoded by the coding sequence ATGTTGCTTGATAATAGCGTAGCCATCGTGACTGGTGGAGGGCGTGGTATCGGACGTGCCATCGCCTTGGAGCTGGCTCGTGCGGGAGCTAAGGTCGTGGTGAATTATGCAGGACATGCGGAAAAAGCCGAGGAAACCGTGCGCTTCATTCAGGAGTTGGGTGGAGACGCTTGCGCAGTTCAGGCAGATGTCAGCCAAAGTGAAGATGTGGAACGATTGATTGAGACCACACTTAAAACTTTTGGTAAGATAGATATCCTAATCAATAATGCGGGTATCACACGCGATACATTATTGCTCCGCATGAAGGAAGTGGATTGGGATGCTGTATTGGATACGAATCTCAAAGGAGTATTCTTATGCACCAAGGCTGTCAGCAAATCAATGATGAAGCAGCGTTCAGGAGTTATCGTCAATATCACTTCTGTAGTGGGAATTAGCGGTAATGCCGGGCAAGCTAATTACTCGGCAGCTAAAGCAGGAATTATCGGCTTTACAAAGTCCGTGGCTAAGGAGCTGGCATCCCGAGGAATTCGAGTGAATGCAGTTGCTCCGGGGTATATTTCTACGGATATGACGGAATCCTTAGCAGAAGGAGTCAAGGATCAAGTGCTGGGGCAAATCCCCTTAAACAGAATGGGTAAACCCGAGGACGTGGCCCAAGCCGTGGTCTTTTTGTCCTCACCCTTAGCATCCTATGTGACCGGACAAATTCTTTCCGTCGATGGCGGAATGGCTATGTAG
- a CDS encoding beta-ketoacyl-ACP synthase III: protein MVSVGIVGTGSYVPEKVLTNFDMEKIVDTNDEWIVSRTGIRERHIADAETPVSELCYQAALRALEDANLAPEELDLIIVATLTPDFVFPATACLIAERLGARKAAGFDLQAACTGFLYGVATASQFIATGMYKNALVIGGETLSKLLNWEDRGTCILFGDGAGAAVLQQVEDGYGFLSFDLGMDGSGGHLLHVPAGGSMYPATAETVEKKMHTIHMAGSEVFKFAVRIMGETALKALAKAGLNKEDIDCLVPHQANTRIVDSAVKRLGIDPEKVIVNLDRYGNMSAASIPVALDEASRSGRLKYGDIMVMVGFGGGLTWGAAVVKWSKRGV from the coding sequence ATGGTAAGTGTAGGAATCGTGGGCACCGGCTCATATGTACCGGAGAAGGTGTTAACGAATTTTGATATGGAGAAAATTGTCGACACAAATGATGAGTGGATTGTCTCCAGAACAGGAATTAGGGAACGGCATATCGCTGATGCAGAGACACCTGTCTCAGAACTATGCTATCAGGCTGCTTTGCGAGCTTTAGAGGATGCTAACCTTGCGCCGGAAGAGCTGGATCTGATTATTGTGGCTACCCTTACCCCTGATTTTGTTTTTCCGGCCACAGCTTGTTTGATAGCCGAAAGACTAGGGGCTAGAAAGGCCGCGGGCTTCGATCTCCAAGCTGCCTGTACCGGTTTTCTATATGGGGTTGCAACAGCATCCCAGTTTATTGCGACCGGCATGTATAAAAATGCTTTAGTAATCGGTGGCGAAACCTTAAGCAAGCTCTTAAATTGGGAAGATCGAGGGACCTGCATTTTATTTGGGGACGGAGCAGGGGCGGCAGTTTTACAGCAGGTCGAAGATGGCTATGGATTTTTAAGCTTTGACCTGGGTATGGATGGCTCAGGCGGACATCTATTGCATGTGCCAGCGGGTGGATCCATGTATCCGGCTACCGCTGAAACCGTAGAGAAGAAGATGCACACCATTCATATGGCGGGTAGTGAAGTTTTCAAATTTGCAGTTCGCATCATGGGAGAGACGGCATTAAAGGCTCTAGCCAAAGCAGGTTTAAATAAAGAGGATATCGACTGTCTTGTACCTCATCAGGCCAATACGCGCATTGTTGATTCAGCTGTTAAACGCTTGGGCATTGATCCTGAGAAAGTGATTGTCAATCTTGATCGCTATGGGAATATGTCAGCGGCTTCGATTCCGGTGGCTTTAGATGAGGCCTCACGTAGTGGTCGCTTAAAGTATGGGGACATCATGGTTATGGTAGGGTTTGGCGGAGGATTAACATGGGGAGCCGCCGTAGTAAAGTGGTCCAAGAGAGGGGTTTAA
- the fabF gene encoding beta-ketoacyl-ACP synthase II gives MNKKRAVITGMGVVSPVGSTLEKFWESLIKGQSGIDLVTRFDVSEMPTKVAAEVKDFEPTDWLDRKESRHMDRFTQLAMAAAKMAVKDSDLDLDQLDKARASVIVGTGVGGVTTLEQQKEVLMAKGPGRISPFFIPMLISNMAAGHISIEFGFQGSSLSVATACASATNAIGEGMRLIENGYADLVVCGGTEAPIIPLAFAGFCAMKAMSTEKDLPQEACRPFDARRSGFVMGEGAGILVLESEEHAQKRQARIYAELSGYGSTCDAYHITSPAPGGIGAIQSMKVAMEGAQVLPEAVDYINAHGTGTNANDAAETAAIKTLFGEAAQKVAISSTKSMTGHLLGAAGAIEAIACVLTIQNGVIPPTMSYGEPDPECDLDYVPNKARQKDVKVALSNTFGFGGHNATIVVKKF, from the coding sequence ATGAATAAGAAGCGAGCGGTAATAACGGGAATGGGAGTCGTTTCCCCTGTGGGCAGTACTTTAGAAAAGTTCTGGGAAAGTTTGATTAAGGGACAATCTGGAATTGATTTAGTGACTCGATTTGATGTCAGTGAGATGCCTACTAAAGTAGCAGCCGAAGTCAAAGACTTTGAACCTACCGATTGGTTGGATCGTAAAGAAAGCCGGCATATGGACCGCTTCACCCAACTAGCAATGGCAGCAGCGAAAATGGCCGTTAAAGATTCAGATCTTGACTTAGATCAGCTGGATAAGGCAAGAGCAAGTGTCATTGTTGGAACGGGTGTCGGCGGGGTGACTACTCTTGAGCAACAGAAGGAAGTCCTTATGGCCAAAGGCCCAGGAAGAATTAGTCCCTTCTTTATCCCCATGCTGATTTCCAACATGGCGGCGGGTCATATTTCTATCGAGTTTGGCTTCCAAGGCTCCAGCTTAAGCGTGGCTACGGCCTGCGCTTCGGCGACGAACGCCATTGGCGAAGGGATGCGGCTGATTGAAAATGGCTATGCGGATTTAGTGGTTTGTGGTGGAACTGAAGCACCGATCATTCCGCTGGCTTTTGCTGGCTTCTGTGCCATGAAGGCCATGTCTACAGAGAAGGACCTTCCTCAAGAGGCCTGTCGCCCCTTTGATGCCAGACGGTCAGGATTCGTCATGGGTGAAGGGGCCGGTATTCTCGTTCTGGAATCCGAAGAGCATGCGCAAAAGCGCCAAGCTAGGATTTATGCTGAGCTTTCCGGCTATGGCAGCACCTGTGATGCATACCATATTACCTCCCCGGCGCCGGGTGGAATCGGAGCCATTCAGTCCATGAAGGTGGCCATGGAAGGGGCTCAAGTCCTTCCGGAAGCTGTTGATTATATTAATGCCCATGGAACAGGTACCAACGCTAATGATGCGGCAGAAACTGCGGCCATTAAGACCCTTTTCGGAGAAGCCGCTCAAAAGGTTGCGATTAGCTCCACTAAATCGATGACGGGGCATCTACTTGGTGCTGCAGGAGCTATCGAGGCTATCGCCTGCGTTTTAACAATTCAAAATGGGGTGATTCCACCGACCATGAGCTATGGAGAGCCGGACCCTGAATGCGATTTGGATTATGTCCCGAATAAAGCAAGGCAGAAAGATGTTAAAGTAGCTTTATCAAATACCTTTGGTTTTGGTGGACATAATGCTACAATTGTAGTGAAGAAGTTCTAG
- the acpP gene encoding acyl carrier protein, whose protein sequence is MSAFDKVKSIVVDQLGVEEDEISLETTFADLNADSLDIVELIMALEEEFDLDIPDEDAEKIRTVGDAVNYIKENK, encoded by the coding sequence ATGAGCGCATTTGACAAAGTGAAATCGATCGTGGTGGATCAACTTGGGGTAGAAGAAGATGAAATTTCATTAGAAACAACCTTCGCAGATCTGAATGCGGATTCCTTGGATATCGTTGAACTTATTATGGCTCTTGAAGAGGAATTTGATCTCGATATTCCAGATGAGGATGCAGAGAAAATCCGCACTGTGGGGGATGCTGTAAACTACATCAAGGAAAATAAGTAA
- the fabK gene encoding enoyl-[acyl-carrier-protein] reductase FabK codes for MIKTKICDLIGIEHPIFQGGMAWTATGELAAAVSEAGGLGIIGAGQAPADWLRQEIHKIKKITSKPYGVNVMLMSPFVEDVMQVIVEERVPVITTGAGNPGKYIPMLKEIGTKIIPVVASVALAKRLEKAGVDALIAEGMESGGHIGEICTLPLVPQVVDAVSIPVIAAGGIYDGRGMIAALALGAEGVQMGTRFMCATECTISPKVKEMVIKAKDRDTVVTGRSTGHPVRCLGNKLTREFDQLEKAGTPPEELEKMGAGKLRLAMVEGDTQNGSVMSGQIAGAVEKIESAAEIVRDVMEGAERELARLRERFGK; via the coding sequence GTGATAAAAACAAAGATTTGTGATCTCATAGGTATTGAGCATCCGATTTTTCAGGGGGGTATGGCTTGGACCGCTACTGGAGAACTCGCTGCCGCGGTATCCGAAGCGGGAGGCTTAGGAATTATCGGTGCTGGGCAGGCCCCTGCCGATTGGCTGAGACAAGAAATTCATAAGATCAAAAAAATTACAAGCAAACCCTATGGGGTCAATGTGATGCTTATGTCTCCTTTTGTTGAGGACGTCATGCAAGTCATTGTCGAGGAACGCGTTCCGGTCATCACGACAGGAGCAGGGAACCCCGGTAAATATATCCCGATGCTTAAAGAAATCGGCACCAAAATAATTCCGGTGGTAGCTTCGGTGGCCTTAGCCAAGCGTTTAGAAAAGGCAGGGGTCGATGCGCTGATTGCCGAAGGCATGGAATCCGGTGGTCATATCGGTGAAATTTGCACTTTACCCCTTGTTCCACAGGTTGTTGATGCGGTAAGTATCCCTGTCATTGCTGCGGGTGGAATCTATGATGGACGAGGGATGATTGCTGCCTTAGCTCTAGGGGCTGAGGGGGTCCAGATGGGGACTCGCTTTATGTGTGCGACCGAGTGCACCATTTCCCCGAAGGTTAAAGAGATGGTGATCAAAGCTAAGGATCGGGATACTGTCGTAACCGGACGTTCCACAGGTCATCCCGTTCGTTGCCTAGGCAATAAATTAACCCGTGAATTTGATCAGCTGGAAAAGGCGGGAACTCCGCCGGAAGAGCTGGAAAAGATGGGGGCCGGAAAACTGCGCTTGGCCATGGTTGAAGGAGATACCCAGAATGGGTCGGTGATGTCCGGGCAGATTGCCGGGGCGGTTGAGAAGATTGAGTCGGCGGCTGAGATCGTTCGAGATGTGATGGAGGGGGCTGAGCGGGAGCTGGCGCGGCTTCGAGAGCGGTTTGGGAAGTAG
- the rnc gene encoding ribonuclease III — protein sequence MDKKQHGTGKVSMHNLHGNIRHKYHADSVKRIPTGVDLAKRLELDTPPNRLLTTALTHPSYLFENPQSGLDNNQRLEFLGDAILDFVVAEYLYLSYPERPEGELTKMRAAVVNESTLARTAKKIQLGKELLLGKGEQVSGGRERPSILADAWEAVVGAIYLQYGFQEARRVILTQLKDEITEVAQGNYGDYKTMLQEKAQREETEVSYRILAEEGPDHNKRFTAGVYLQGSLRGKGSGRTKKEAEQRAAQQVLDEMGGENNG from the coding sequence GTGGATAAGAAACAACACGGCACGGGAAAAGTGTCAATGCACAATCTCCATGGGAATATACGCCATAAGTATCATGCAGATTCCGTGAAGCGTATTCCCACTGGCGTTGATTTGGCAAAACGGTTGGAGTTGGATACACCTCCTAACCGTTTGTTAACTACCGCTTTGACCCATCCTTCGTACTTGTTTGAAAATCCACAATCCGGTCTGGACAATAATCAAAGGCTGGAGTTTCTGGGTGATGCGATCCTAGATTTTGTGGTAGCAGAGTATCTTTACCTGAGTTATCCGGAACGACCCGAAGGGGAGTTAACCAAGATGCGGGCTGCGGTGGTCAATGAGAGCACTTTAGCCCGCACGGCTAAAAAGATCCAGCTTGGAAAAGAACTGCTTTTAGGTAAAGGTGAACAAGTCTCAGGCGGTAGGGAAAGACCTTCCATCTTAGCAGATGCGTGGGAGGCAGTGGTAGGAGCTATTTATCTACAATATGGTTTTCAGGAAGCAAGACGGGTCATCCTGACGCAGTTGAAGGATGAAATCACTGAAGTGGCACAAGGGAATTATGGAGATTATAAGACCATGCTTCAGGAAAAGGCCCAACGGGAAGAAACAGAAGTCAGTTATCGCATCCTAGCCGAAGAAGGTCCCGACCATAATAAACGCTTTACAGCAGGAGTCTACCTGCAAGGGAGCCTGCGCGGAAAAGGTAGCGGACGCACCAAAAAGGAAGCGGAGCAACGTGCTGCTCAACAAGTGCTAGATGAAATGGGAGGAGAGAATAATGGCTAA